Proteins from a single region of Leptospira venezuelensis:
- the metF gene encoding methylenetetrahydrofolate reductase [NAD(P)H], with translation MKKILEIYKTAKTPVYSFEFFPPKTPEGEVKLFEAVEELSKVDPGYITVTYGAGGSTRDKTIRITSELAKKFSLPAAAHFTCVGGNKDEIKVILKQIRDSGIENLMALRGDPPKGEEAFKKVEGGFGYASELISFIKQEGFDFCMGAACYPEKHPEAASLESDVDNLKRKVDSGASYLVSQLFFKNSNFESFLNLIRKKGINVPVIPGIMPITSFTQIERFKAMAACEFPEKLVSDLEEVKDNPEEFYKRSINFSVNQSRELVKMGAPGIHLYTLNQSPASLDIVRELKN, from the coding sequence ATGAAAAAGATATTAGAAATTTATAAAACGGCAAAAACGCCGGTGTACTCTTTCGAGTTTTTCCCTCCAAAAACTCCGGAAGGAGAAGTGAAATTATTCGAAGCTGTGGAAGAATTGTCCAAAGTGGACCCAGGTTATATAACTGTAACCTATGGAGCTGGGGGTTCTACTCGGGACAAGACGATCCGCATTACTTCTGAGTTGGCCAAAAAATTTTCACTTCCTGCGGCAGCTCATTTTACCTGCGTTGGCGGAAATAAAGATGAGATCAAAGTTATTCTAAAGCAGATCCGAGATTCTGGTATTGAAAATCTAATGGCGCTTCGAGGAGATCCCCCGAAGGGAGAAGAGGCTTTTAAAAAGGTAGAAGGTGGATTCGGTTATGCAAGCGAACTGATCTCTTTTATCAAACAAGAAGGTTTCGATTTTTGTATGGGAGCTGCTTGTTATCCTGAAAAACATCCGGAAGCTGCAAGTTTAGAATCTGATGTGGATAATCTGAAACGCAAAGTGGATTCAGGAGCTTCTTATTTGGTTTCTCAATTATTCTTTAAAAATTCAAATTTCGAATCTTTCTTAAATCTGATCCGTAAAAAAGGGATTAATGTACCTGTGATCCCGGGGATCATGCCGATCACTTCTTTCACTCAGATTGAAAGATTTAAGGCAATGGCTGCCTGTGAATTTCCGGAAAAACTAGTTTCCGATTTAGAGGAAGTGAAAGATAATCCGGAAGAATTTTACAAAAGAAGTATCAATTTCTCAGTAAACCAAAGCCGTGAACTGGTCAAAATGGGCGCTCCAGGAATCCATCTTTATACTCTAAACCAATCTCCTGCGAGTTTGGATATAGTTAGAGAACTGAAAAATTAA
- a CDS encoding sensor histidine kinase: MKVFDSKKIVLSVIWVLTTVSLGVWWLFLGLRQNRMATELASRLGSQIDIDFLEKLERQSSMIKMEGTFFLFLLVSGGATLILLTLREEKRNKLIHDFFSTVTHEMKTPLASLRLQAESLLEEGVDAGKDKLLHRLLKDSDRIESQMNKALYLASLMRAEGLYLEELDLQDWEESLREEWSELDIQTEWKETKVLADRRALESIFRNLLENSVQHGRATKVKILSEPVSGNKIKFKFEDNGKGFSGDFKLLGRLFLRHTSTSGTGVGLYIAEKLAGMMGGNFSVQNSESGGFLAELILPSYSSQRRNSV; encoded by the coding sequence ATGAAGGTCTTCGATTCTAAAAAGATTGTTTTATCAGTAATCTGGGTTTTGACCACGGTGTCTCTCGGTGTCTGGTGGCTTTTTTTGGGATTAAGGCAAAATAGAATGGCGACTGAACTTGCTTCTCGCCTTGGATCTCAGATCGATATTGATTTTTTAGAAAAATTAGAAAGACAAAGTTCCATGATTAAGATGGAAGGAACCTTCTTCTTGTTTTTATTGGTGAGCGGTGGAGCAACCTTGATTTTGCTTACCTTACGAGAAGAAAAAAGGAACAAACTCATTCACGATTTTTTCTCCACAGTTACTCACGAAATGAAAACACCTTTAGCAAGTCTTAGATTACAAGCGGAGAGCTTGCTTGAAGAGGGTGTGGATGCGGGAAAAGACAAGCTTCTTCACAGATTGCTCAAGGACTCAGATAGAATAGAATCTCAGATGAACAAGGCTCTGTATCTTGCGAGTCTTATGAGAGCGGAAGGATTATATTTAGAAGAGTTGGATCTCCAGGATTGGGAAGAAAGTCTAAGAGAAGAATGGTCCGAGTTGGACATTCAGACAGAATGGAAAGAAACCAAAGTGTTGGCGGACAGAAGAGCACTCGAAAGTATTTTTAGAAATCTTTTGGAAAACTCCGTACAACATGGAAGGGCTACAAAGGTAAAAATTCTTTCAGAGCCTGTTTCCGGAAATAAGATTAAGTTCAAATTCGAAGACAATGGAAAAGGTTTTTCTGGTGATTTTAAATTATTGGGAAGATTATTCTTAAGACATACAAGCACAAGCGGAACGGGCGTTGGATTGTATATTGCGGAAAAATTGGCTGGGATGATGGGAGGAAATTTTTCCGTCCAAAATTCTGAGTCTGGAGGATTTTTAGCAGAGCTTATTCTACCCTCCTATTCCTCTCAACGGAGGAACAGCGTATGA
- a CDS encoding discoidin domain-containing protein, with protein sequence MNEESIRISHPRQVKVNEIKTKGTFEFKEGGLRSYSEQLDHPGVGVLTLVLNPGSSFNQIKLHQSEQSGTFFPDSFKFEISLDGKVWEPILQETGFRRLNKKVGQWNFSLVRANFLKLVSKVSEKEGAKFKVSIGALEVGISGVTKLEVSSEKDRFWVKENLIDERPDYGWSSVESNQPKEEFFLMDLGSISRVNELRVLSPKDGHLPFPETFTVYYSEDDLTWNQLLEENQFLSELGTWYQWRFLPTNIRFLKFVSRPRKIQNKEKYSTSIVEVELYAAPYLSELTHKPTAEPLPYATVLRSGLVRLAIDGETSEGAAVQANDRRLRDGSTEYKGIVELASDGEEKEGVVVQGNDRRLKHSTEASYGLVRLAANGENRADRVVQGNDDRLKPSSTQSFGIVELAENGETKEGTVVQGNDDRLKHATNQKFGLVQLAPPGDASPGKVVTSDDPRLRHATTESTGILRFASNGEESADAAVQGNDKRLKISTPQSYGIVKLARSGEAKEGAVVQGDDERLRNASTEYPGIVTVAPKGKSIPGHVVSSDDPRLSDARQPLPHTHDYAPKEHDFSSHTGYLRLKGSVEAPYANISPPPENAGLAYARNESEKGAGIVGSGRFSGILGFGEKFGVRGDSASGEKESAGILGLAKRGFGGWFHSRSGHALYASGKGIPSLNETGSGKAILAEGDSDFHGTVYLQTGKGTDCIAKFFQVQSSDVIAEGDLLAMGEDGKLHKSRQPNATNIVGVAVKSAALVLGDKPQAEGQWLVAIAGVVLANVEAQSYPVQPGDLLCSGLTGGHAVRVAPENLKPGALVAKSLGLQRNGRGPIQVLLCCS encoded by the coding sequence ATGAATGAAGAATCCATCCGGATCAGCCATCCTCGACAAGTTAAAGTAAACGAAATTAAGACCAAAGGTACGTTCGAATTTAAGGAAGGAGGACTTCGTTCTTATTCCGAACAATTGGACCATCCTGGTGTTGGGGTTTTAACCTTAGTTTTAAATCCAGGTTCTAGTTTTAATCAGATCAAATTACATCAGTCGGAACAATCCGGCACATTCTTTCCTGACTCTTTTAAATTCGAAATTTCTCTAGATGGAAAAGTTTGGGAGCCGATTCTGCAAGAAACTGGTTTCAGAAGATTGAATAAAAAAGTGGGACAGTGGAACTTTTCGTTGGTCCGCGCTAACTTTCTAAAATTGGTCAGTAAGGTTTCTGAAAAAGAAGGAGCCAAATTTAAAGTTTCTATCGGTGCCTTAGAAGTTGGTATTTCCGGAGTCACTAAATTGGAAGTGAGTTCCGAAAAAGATAGATTTTGGGTAAAAGAAAATCTAATCGATGAAAGACCTGATTACGGCTGGTCTTCTGTGGAATCCAATCAGCCGAAGGAAGAATTTTTCCTAATGGATCTTGGCTCTATAAGTAGAGTGAATGAGCTAAGAGTTCTTTCGCCGAAGGACGGTCACTTACCTTTCCCGGAAACTTTTACAGTATATTATAGCGAAGATGATCTGACTTGGAACCAGCTTTTAGAAGAGAACCAATTCTTATCCGAATTGGGGACTTGGTACCAATGGAGATTTTTACCTACGAATATTCGCTTTTTGAAATTCGTCTCTCGTCCTCGTAAGATCCAAAATAAAGAAAAATATTCTACGAGCATTGTAGAGGTGGAATTATATGCGGCTCCATACTTGAGCGAGCTGACTCATAAACCTACCGCGGAGCCTCTCCCCTACGCTACTGTTCTTAGATCCGGCTTGGTTCGGCTCGCAATTGACGGAGAAACTTCTGAAGGTGCCGCAGTTCAGGCAAATGATAGAAGGTTGAGGGATGGATCTACCGAATACAAAGGTATCGTAGAGCTTGCTTCCGATGGAGAAGAGAAAGAAGGTGTTGTTGTTCAAGGGAATGACAGAAGATTAAAACATTCTACTGAGGCCTCTTATGGCTTGGTGCGCTTAGCTGCGAACGGCGAAAATCGGGCAGATAGGGTCGTGCAAGGAAATGATGATCGTTTAAAACCTTCTTCTACCCAAAGTTTTGGTATCGTAGAACTTGCGGAGAACGGTGAAACCAAAGAAGGCACTGTTGTTCAAGGAAATGACGATCGTTTGAAACATGCAACGAACCAAAAATTTGGTTTGGTGCAATTGGCTCCACCTGGAGATGCAAGTCCTGGAAAAGTGGTTACTTCCGATGATCCAAGACTTAGGCATGCTACTACAGAGAGTACGGGTATTTTAAGATTTGCTTCCAATGGAGAAGAGTCTGCAGATGCTGCGGTCCAGGGGAATGATAAAAGATTAAAAATTTCTACTCCTCAGTCTTATGGGATCGTGAAGCTTGCTCGTTCAGGAGAAGCAAAAGAAGGCGCAGTTGTCCAGGGTGATGACGAAAGGCTGCGTAACGCTAGCACGGAGTATCCTGGTATCGTAACTGTTGCGCCAAAAGGAAAATCCATCCCTGGCCATGTGGTTTCTTCTGATGATCCTAGATTGTCGGATGCAAGACAACCTCTTCCCCATACTCATGATTACGCTCCTAAAGAGCATGATTTCAGTTCTCATACTGGATATTTAAGATTGAAAGGTTCTGTAGAAGCGCCTTATGCAAACATCTCCCCTCCTCCTGAAAATGCAGGACTTGCGTATGCAAGGAATGAGAGTGAAAAAGGAGCGGGTATCGTAGGATCCGGTAGATTCTCCGGGATCTTAGGCTTCGGAGAAAAATTCGGAGTTCGTGGCGATAGCGCTTCCGGAGAAAAAGAATCCGCAGGTATTTTAGGTCTTGCTAAAAGAGGATTTGGTGGATGGTTCCATTCTAGATCCGGCCATGCTTTGTATGCGAGTGGAAAAGGGATCCCAAGTCTGAACGAAACAGGTTCTGGTAAAGCGATCTTGGCAGAAGGTGATTCTGATTTTCATGGAACAGTATATCTCCAAACCGGAAAAGGTACAGATTGTATCGCTAAATTTTTCCAGGTTCAGTCTTCCGATGTGATTGCGGAAGGAGATCTTCTCGCAATGGGAGAAGATGGAAAACTTCATAAATCCAGACAGCCGAATGCTACGAATATCGTAGGTGTCGCTGTGAAATCAGCGGCTTTAGTTTTGGGAGACAAACCTCAGGCAGAAGGACAATGGCTGGTTGCAATTGCGGGAGTGGTCCTTGCAAATGTAGAAGCTCAATCTTATCCTGTACAACCCGGAGACCTATTATGTTCTGGTCTTACCGGAGGCCATGCGGTCAGAGTTGCTCCTGAAAATTTAAAACCTGGAGCACTCGTAGCGAAATCTCTGGGCTTACAAAGAAACGGCAGAGGACCAATCCAAGTCCTACTCTGCTGTAGTTGA
- a CDS encoding 1,4-dihydroxy-6-naphthoate synthase: protein MELSLAYSPCPNDTFIFYHLISGKTKAPFSIKEELYDVEQLNQFADKGKFQATKISFAALFHVADKYSLLDSGSALGRNCGPIIVKKAGSSVGTPNGKKILVPGLWTTANLLTHLYLKGDFTPVPTRYDLILDKVKNGEADFGIVIHEERFTYEARGLAKVEDLGEWWEGTTGAHIPLGCIAIRRDLSSQVKHDLDSAIKESLSLAYQNRESMYDYILKHSQTTTREVADAHIDLYVNEFSKSLGKEGERAIRLLQQKALETGLLPPEKEKDLFL, encoded by the coding sequence ATGGAACTCAGTCTGGCATATTCTCCCTGCCCAAACGACACATTCATCTTCTATCATCTAATCTCAGGAAAAACCAAAGCACCATTTTCCATCAAAGAAGAACTGTACGATGTGGAACAACTGAACCAATTCGCAGACAAAGGAAAATTCCAAGCCACGAAAATTTCATTCGCAGCTTTATTCCATGTGGCAGACAAATATTCTCTTTTGGACAGCGGATCCGCACTTGGCAGGAACTGCGGCCCAATTATCGTAAAAAAAGCAGGCTCCTCGGTAGGAACTCCGAACGGAAAAAAAATTTTGGTGCCAGGGCTTTGGACCACTGCCAACTTACTTACACATCTATACTTAAAAGGGGATTTTACTCCAGTTCCCACAAGATACGACCTCATCCTGGACAAAGTAAAAAACGGAGAAGCTGACTTCGGGATCGTCATCCACGAAGAAAGATTCACTTACGAAGCAAGAGGTCTTGCAAAGGTAGAAGACTTAGGAGAATGGTGGGAAGGTACAACTGGAGCACATATTCCACTCGGATGTATCGCGATACGCAGAGATCTTTCTTCCCAAGTAAAACATGACTTAGATTCGGCGATTAAGGAAAGTCTTTCTCTCGCTTATCAAAATAGAGAAAGTATGTACGATTATATTTTAAAACATTCTCAAACTACAACGAGAGAAGTGGCGGATGCACATATAGATCTGTACGTGAATGAATTTTCTAAAAGTTTAGGGAAAGAAGGAGAAAGGGCCATCCGCTTATTACAGCAAAAAGCCCTCGAAACAGGATTACTTCCTCCAGAAAAAGAAAAGGATCTATTCCTTTAA
- a CDS encoding hydroxymethylbilane synthase: MSDVLRIGSRKSSLAKLQTCLVQDRLRKLYPELELQLFFKEASGDQDLTTPLWKMGSRGVFTQDLTKELVQGNVDVVVHSFKDLDIEGHDGTEILMVLPRADQRDVLLFKRSSYENPPKEIKIHSSSPRREYNLSAFLPSALPSRLQNLPISFHPVRGNVQTRLRKWKSDPEVSGLVVAKAAIDRLLAENFSFSSDEEYSEVRKEIRSAISNELFMVLPLSKNPNAPAQGALAAEIRKGDEKTKKLLLPLVNQKEEAAVLEERKILSYFGGGCHQKIGVSVILGGPADFLFVRGKTDSGSELDAFDRWNGEELPIPSSLDLIFPKPRQGFRMQRSSVQASVPKEKFWFVSRADSLPKDWELPGPETIYIVAGAKTWEKLASRDIWVNGSTDGLGEEDAKEIVSFYESNPDFIKLTHEESDIIEGVWKRFVTYKVDFDSEQPDLSEYSHFFWMSASQFDRAYKKNPEIGSRIHSCGTGATYKYIRKTLGDSAKIFAFPNFESWERACKGEAPDFLTKRGAL, encoded by the coding sequence TTGTCCGACGTTTTAAGAATCGGTTCCCGAAAAAGTTCCCTCGCAAAATTACAGACCTGCCTCGTACAAGATCGATTGCGTAAATTGTATCCTGAGTTGGAGCTCCAACTTTTTTTCAAGGAAGCAAGCGGCGATCAAGATCTGACTACCCCACTTTGGAAAATGGGGAGTAGAGGTGTATTCACTCAAGACTTAACAAAGGAACTTGTCCAAGGAAATGTGGATGTAGTTGTTCACTCCTTTAAGGATTTGGATATAGAAGGTCATGACGGCACTGAAATTTTAATGGTGCTTCCTCGTGCAGACCAAAGGGATGTTTTACTATTTAAAAGATCTTCTTACGAAAATCCTCCTAAAGAAATCAAGATCCATTCTTCTAGTCCAAGAAGAGAATATAATCTTTCTGCATTTCTTCCGAGCGCACTCCCCTCTCGTCTTCAAAATTTACCGATCAGTTTTCATCCTGTAAGAGGAAATGTGCAGACCAGACTTCGTAAATGGAAGTCCGATCCAGAAGTTTCCGGACTCGTAGTTGCAAAAGCTGCGATAGATCGACTCCTTGCGGAAAACTTTTCTTTTTCTTCGGATGAAGAATATTCAGAAGTTAGAAAAGAAATTAGATCAGCAATTTCGAATGAACTGTTTATGGTCCTTCCTTTATCAAAAAATCCGAATGCTCCAGCACAAGGTGCACTAGCTGCGGAGATCCGAAAAGGTGATGAGAAGACAAAAAAACTTTTGCTTCCACTTGTGAATCAAAAGGAGGAAGCAGCAGTTTTGGAAGAGAGGAAAATTCTCTCTTACTTTGGCGGAGGTTGTCACCAAAAGATCGGAGTTTCCGTGATTCTTGGTGGGCCTGCTGATTTTCTGTTTGTCCGAGGTAAAACTGACTCAGGTTCAGAGTTGGATGCTTTCGACCGTTGGAATGGAGAAGAATTGCCAATCCCTTCTTCTTTAGATCTTATATTCCCAAAACCAAGACAAGGTTTCAGAATGCAACGTTCTTCCGTGCAGGCTTCTGTTCCTAAGGAAAAGTTTTGGTTTGTATCTCGTGCAGATTCTTTGCCAAAGGATTGGGAATTACCGGGACCTGAAACAATCTATATCGTAGCAGGTGCAAAGACCTGGGAAAAATTAGCGTCCAGAGATATTTGGGTGAATGGTTCCACTGACGGCTTGGGCGAAGAAGACGCAAAAGAAATCGTAAGTTTTTATGAATCCAACCCAGACTTTATCAAACTCACTCATGAAGAAAGCGATATCATAGAAGGTGTTTGGAAAAGATTCGTGACCTACAAAGTGGATTTTGATTCAGAACAGCCTGATCTTTCTGAATATTCCCACTTCTTCTGGATGAGTGCTTCACAATTTGATAGAGCTTATAAAAAAAATCCGGAAATAGGATCTCGCATCCATTCTTGCGGGACCGGAGCTACGTATAAATATATTAGAAAAACATTAGGTGATTCTGCAAAAATTTTTGCATTCCCTAATTTTGAATCCTGGGAAAGAGCCTGCAAGGGCGAAGCTCCGGATTTTCTTACAAAAAGAGGTGCTTTATGA
- a CDS encoding Cof-type HAD-IIB family hydrolase, translating to MDLDGTLLDSRASISSLNHYVLQSALDQGVGLIIATGRRFSSALPYAREFRGNVAVVANNGQVLRSSPDGERISETYISEKATFAVISLGKKKGHSPLLHVDRFEEGIDILLESPITEDKYHNYSGGDIARTKVVLDLLEHSSDRALVVCYLSLIKEELIELEKELLSLPESSEYRTVITKIPGVSYCLEVLEKGVSKWTAIQSYLKNSDLDEAGVISFGDELNDREMLFSSGYGFAMKNAVQSLKEDASYITKYSNNEDGIAMTLLELSVLSFR from the coding sequence ATGGATCTGGATGGAACACTTCTGGATTCCCGCGCTTCTATTTCGAGTTTGAATCATTATGTTTTGCAATCTGCATTGGATCAGGGAGTCGGGCTGATTATTGCTACCGGAAGAAGGTTTTCTTCTGCGCTCCCATATGCTCGGGAATTTCGGGGGAATGTTGCGGTGGTGGCCAATAATGGGCAGGTGCTCCGAAGTTCGCCCGATGGAGAAAGAATTTCGGAAACATATATTTCTGAAAAAGCTACATTTGCAGTTATATCTTTAGGAAAGAAGAAGGGGCACTCTCCCCTTCTCCATGTGGACCGCTTCGAAGAAGGGATTGATATCTTGTTAGAGTCTCCGATCACAGAGGATAAGTATCATAATTATTCGGGCGGAGATATTGCTAGAACCAAGGTAGTGTTGGACCTTCTGGAACATTCTTCCGATCGTGCGCTTGTAGTATGTTATCTTTCTTTAATAAAGGAAGAATTGATTGAATTAGAAAAGGAACTTCTATCCTTACCTGAATCTTCTGAATATAGAACTGTGATCACTAAAATCCCAGGAGTTTCCTATTGTTTGGAAGTTTTGGAGAAGGGAGTCTCCAAGTGGACTGCCATCCAGTCGTATTTAAAAAATTCCGATTTGGATGAAGCGGGAGTTATCTCTTTTGGTGACGAGTTGAATGATAGGGAAATGCTTTTTTCTTCAGGATACGGATTTGCGATGAAGAATGCAGTGCAGAGTCTGAAAGAAGACGCTTCTTATATTACTAAATATTCAAATAATGAAGATGGGATCGCGATGACTCTTTTGGAATTATCCGTGCTTTCGTTTAGATAA
- the hemB gene encoding porphobilinogen synthase codes for MSSESLLGLRRNRLNAPLRNLVSSESLNPKKLVQPIFVTESLKSPEKMSSLPGVFRDSQDSILSQIESDLKDGVEHFLLFLVPEKKSDDSIPRSFYKNVIGNIKSKFPEAFLWVDTCLCSLTTHGHCGLLDPKGRIDNISSVKRLSELALCYAESGADGISPSDMMDGRIRSHRNILDSNGFQHVPIMSYSTKFKSHFYGPFREAAESAPGHGDRSSYQIDVRNREDSILSSVRDTEEGADLLMVKPGMTSIDLILPIKEQTGLPVGAYQVSGEYASIAMLAENGFCKFEDALRETWQVFSRAGASYLITYAARRGKEILG; via the coding sequence ATGAGTTCCGAGAGTTTGTTGGGCCTGAGGAGAAATCGACTCAATGCTCCGCTCAGAAATTTGGTGTCTTCGGAGAGTTTGAATCCTAAAAAACTGGTCCAGCCGATCTTTGTGACCGAAAGCCTGAAATCTCCAGAAAAAATGTCTTCCTTACCTGGAGTTTTTCGTGATAGCCAGGATTCCATTTTATCTCAGATCGAATCGGATCTGAAGGATGGGGTGGAACATTTTCTTTTGTTTCTGGTGCCTGAGAAAAAGTCGGATGATTCTATTCCGAGATCATTTTATAAAAACGTAATTGGTAATATTAAATCCAAATTTCCTGAGGCTTTTCTTTGGGTGGATACTTGTCTTTGTTCTTTGACGACTCATGGCCATTGTGGACTTTTGGATCCGAAAGGTAGAATAGATAATATAAGTTCTGTCAAAAGACTTTCGGAGCTAGCTCTTTGTTATGCAGAGTCAGGTGCGGACGGTATCTCTCCTTCTGATATGATGGATGGAAGAATAAGGAGTCACAGAAATATTTTGGACTCTAATGGTTTCCAACATGTTCCGATCATGAGTTATTCTACAAAATTCAAGAGTCATTTTTACGGTCCATTTAGAGAAGCAGCAGAATCTGCCCCAGGTCATGGGGACCGCTCTTCTTACCAAATCGATGTAAGAAACAGAGAGGATTCTATTCTTTCTTCTGTCAGAGACACGGAAGAAGGAGCTGACCTTTTAATGGTCAAGCCGGGTATGACTTCTATTGATCTGATCTTACCAATCAAAGAACAAACTGGATTGCCTGTGGGTGCTTACCAAGTAAGTGGAGAATATGCATCTATTGCAATGCTCGCAGAAAATGGATTTTGCAAATTTGAGGATGCACTTAGGGAAACCTGGCAGGTGTTCTCTAGAGCGGGTGCTTCTTATCTGATCACTTATGCTGCAAGACGAGGAAAGGAGATTTTAGGCTGA
- the hemL gene encoding glutamate-1-semialdehyde 2,1-aminomutase yields the protein MFPSSKELFERAKKVAPGGVHSPVRSFRSVGGDPVFFQSGKGATLTDVSGKDYIDYCLSFGPLILGHRDEDVQKIVNETAELAWSFGAAEPYSLELAEWVVSKIPWVEKIRFVNSGTEAVMSALRVARAATGRDKILKFDGCYHGHLDALLVKAGSGLAGESSSDSAGIGSELIKNTLVLPLDDEKAVEELFAKEGKNIAALVIEPLPANYGLLIQRKEYLSKIVEIARKYGSLVLFDEVISGFRVGLTGMSGELGISPDLVTYGKIIGGGFPVGAYAGKAELLDLVAPQGPVYQAGTLSASPFGMRAGLATLRKCEKDNVWNVLENRTKSFVSGMVSILRERDPAGDWDSSVHSSLFWFHKKSPSPIRTVDKIPAGHKEGFAKVFHALLDEGIYLAPSGYEVGFLSYAHSDKILSETLEKADSALKKLKV from the coding sequence ATGTTTCCAAGTTCTAAGGAACTTTTTGAAAGAGCAAAAAAAGTAGCACCGGGTGGCGTACATTCGCCCGTTAGATCCTTTCGTTCTGTAGGAGGAGATCCTGTATTCTTCCAATCCGGAAAAGGTGCAACACTTACGGATGTTTCCGGAAAAGACTATATAGATTATTGTTTAAGTTTTGGTCCCTTGATCTTGGGTCATAGAGACGAAGATGTCCAAAAAATCGTGAACGAAACTGCAGAACTTGCTTGGAGTTTCGGAGCGGCAGAACCTTATTCATTGGAACTTGCAGAATGGGTTGTGTCAAAAATCCCTTGGGTGGAAAAGATCAGATTCGTGAATAGCGGGACCGAGGCAGTAATGAGCGCATTACGTGTGGCTCGTGCTGCTACAGGCAGGGATAAGATCCTGAAATTCGACGGATGTTATCATGGTCATTTGGATGCATTGCTTGTAAAAGCTGGTTCAGGGCTTGCAGGTGAATCTTCTTCTGATAGCGCCGGAATTGGTTCAGAACTAATTAAGAATACTTTAGTTCTTCCTTTGGATGACGAGAAGGCGGTCGAAGAACTTTTTGCAAAGGAAGGTAAAAATATCGCTGCATTAGTTATAGAACCTTTGCCTGCGAATTACGGTTTATTAATACAAAGAAAAGAATATTTATCCAAGATCGTAGAGATCGCCAGAAAGTACGGAAGCCTTGTGCTCTTTGATGAGGTGATCAGCGGATTTAGAGTCGGATTAACAGGAATGAGCGGAGAGTTAGGAATATCGCCTGATCTTGTTACTTACGGAAAGATTATCGGCGGTGGATTCCCAGTTGGTGCTTATGCCGGGAAAGCTGAACTTTTAGATTTGGTTGCTCCTCAGGGACCTGTTTACCAGGCAGGTACATTAAGCGCTAGTCCTTTTGGAATGAGAGCCGGTCTTGCTACATTAAGAAAATGTGAAAAAGATAATGTGTGGAATGTTTTGGAAAACCGCACCAAGTCTTTTGTTTCCGGAATGGTCTCTATTTTAAGGGAAAGGGATCCGGCTGGAGATTGGGATTCCAGCGTTCATTCCTCTTTGTTTTGGTTCCATAAGAAATCCCCCTCCCCTATTCGCACTGTGGACAAAATTCCAGCGGGCCATAAGGAGGGATTTGCAAAGGTTTTCCATGCTCTTCTTGATGAAGGAATTTATCTGGCCCCTTCCGGTTACGAGGTTGGTTTTTTAAGCTATGCTCATTCAGATAAAATACTTTCTGAAACATTGGAGAAAGCGGATTCCGCATTAAAAAAATTGAAAGTATGA
- a CDS encoding glutamyl-tRNA reductase has translation MWSTLQVFHSESSDRDLLALPDAFSWKTCMRTVLVSDSRIHPHPENLPSHWESKSGYEAYRLLLEIISGLKSKLFGETEVLSQFKQRFQELPDLAFGDYLAKLRDNLIEDCRTLRSGYLQNLGEQSYGGLADKYLSEALNPPKEIVLFGTGQLAEKILPWLSHSNRKTKIVGRNPNRLEFLSSVSGASSHLMEDWTPNGEAWVIAAPMDCSAWMDKLAPGNLVLDFREDPLEESWPSDIVYISFAEMLSSLKETEERTRKVKEELKSVLDELLEERELEAHQFVFGWDDLPCPTF, from the coding sequence ATGTGGTCCACATTACAAGTTTTTCACTCTGAATCTTCCGACAGGGATTTATTAGCTCTGCCTGACGCGTTTTCTTGGAAGACTTGTATGCGCACTGTTCTTGTCTCAGATTCAAGGATCCATCCTCATCCGGAAAATCTTCCTTCTCATTGGGAAAGTAAATCCGGTTATGAAGCGTATAGACTTCTGCTCGAAATTATCTCAGGCCTAAAATCCAAATTATTCGGAGAAACAGAAGTTCTCTCTCAGTTCAAACAAAGATTCCAAGAATTACCTGATCTTGCTTTCGGAGATTATCTGGCAAAACTTAGAGACAATCTGATCGAAGACTGCAGAACTCTTCGCTCCGGATATTTGCAAAATTTAGGTGAACAATCTTACGGCGGTTTGGCTGATAAATATTTATCTGAAGCCTTAAATCCTCCTAAGGAAATTGTACTTTTTGGAACAGGTCAGCTTGCTGAAAAAATCCTACCTTGGCTTTCTCATTCTAATAGAAAAACTAAGATCGTAGGACGTAATCCAAATCGTTTGGAATTTTTATCTTCTGTTTCCGGCGCTTCTTCTCATCTGATGGAAGACTGGACTCCAAATGGAGAGGCTTGGGTGATCGCTGCACCTATGGACTGCTCTGCTTGGATGGACAAATTGGCTCCGGGAAATCTGGTCTTAGATTTTAGAGAAGATCCTTTAGAAGAATCTTGGCCTTCAGATATCGTATATATTTCCTTTGCAGAAATGCTTTCTTCCTTGAAAGAAACAGAAGAGAGAACTAGAAAAGTAAAGGAAGAATTAAAATCCGTTTTAGATGAACTTTTGGAAGAAAGAGAACTGGAAGCTCATCAATTTGTATTCGGTTGGGATGACCTACCTTGTCCGACGTTTTAA